Proteins from one Deltaproteobacteria bacterium genomic window:
- a CDS encoding DUF4846 domain-containing protein codes for MILPRRLAPGAVLLLLLLPAGSLAADERPFVSGAVEGTLAEALPLPAGFTRVPVAPGSFGAFLRGLPTRPAGAKVMLHDGSPKGRQDVQWRVLAVDVGSRDLQQCADAVMRLRAEYLRQTGRADQICFRFTSGDAARWSEWRAGMRPEVKGSQVKWKRTAKPDAGEATFRGYLQRVFLYAGSASFEKELQPVAGDAIAPGDVLIRGGHPGHAMVVVDLIEGPGGERRFALAQSYMPAQEIHVVRGPSGDSPWFPVQKSGELKTPEWAFTHGDFRRFGESCPGREP; via the coding sequence ATGATCCTCCCGCGCCGTCTCGCCCCGGGGGCGGTGCTCCTGCTCCTGCTCCTGCCGGCGGGCAGCCTCGCCGCCGACGAGCGGCCCTTCGTCAGCGGTGCGGTCGAGGGCACCCTCGCCGAGGCGTTGCCGCTGCCCGCGGGCTTCACGCGGGTGCCGGTCGCGCCCGGTAGCTTCGGCGCCTTCCTCCGGGGGCTGCCGACCCGCCCCGCCGGGGCGAAGGTGATGCTCCACGACGGAAGCCCCAAGGGGCGGCAGGACGTGCAGTGGCGGGTGCTGGCGGTGGACGTCGGGAGCCGCGACCTGCAGCAGTGCGCCGACGCCGTGATGCGCCTGCGCGCCGAGTACCTGCGGCAGACCGGCCGGGCCGATCAGATCTGCTTCCGCTTCACCAGCGGCGACGCCGCGCGCTGGTCGGAGTGGCGGGCCGGGATGCGCCCCGAGGTGAAGGGCTCGCAGGTGAAGTGGAAGCGCACGGCGAAGCCCGACGCGGGCGAGGCCACCTTCCGCGGCTACCTGCAGCGGGTCTTCCTCTACGCCGGCTCGGCCTCCTTCGAGAAGGAGCTCCAGCCGGTCGCGGGCGACGCCATCGCGCCGGGCGACGTCCTCATCCGCGGCGGCCACCCGGGCCACGCCATGGTGGTGGTGGACCTGATCGAGGGGCCCGGCGGCGAGCGCCGCTTCGCCCTGGCCCAGTCCTACATGCCGGCCCAGGAGATCCACGTGGTCCGCGGCCCCTCCGGCGACTCCCCCTGGTTCCCGGTGCAGAAGAGCGGCGAGCTGAAGACCCCCGAGTGGGCCTTCACCCACGGCGACTTCCGCCGCTTCGGCGAGAGCTGCCCCGGGCGCGAGCCCTAG
- a CDS encoding peptide deformylase: protein MALREIVIWPDPVLTREAEAVDPSEFGEDFDALLEDMIETMYDADGLGLAAPQIGISKQIFVVDVPQVPLDDYEGEGEEELEEEPEGEGAPRTGPLVFVNPEFVEMEGEVTFEEGCLSLPDLTVEMKRAARVKVRALDAHGEPFEVDAEGLYAIALQHEHDHLTGNLLVERISPLKRKLYKKKMLKLKAEQDEE from the coding sequence ATGGCCCTGCGCGAGATCGTCATCTGGCCCGACCCGGTCCTCACCCGGGAAGCCGAAGCCGTGGACCCCTCCGAGTTCGGCGAGGACTTCGACGCCCTGCTCGAGGACATGATCGAGACCATGTACGACGCCGACGGCCTCGGCCTGGCCGCGCCGCAGATCGGGATCTCCAAGCAGATCTTCGTGGTCGACGTGCCGCAAGTGCCCCTCGACGACTACGAGGGGGAGGGCGAGGAGGAGCTCGAGGAGGAGCCGGAGGGTGAGGGCGCGCCGCGCACCGGGCCCCTGGTCTTCGTGAACCCCGAGTTCGTGGAGATGGAGGGCGAGGTCACCTTCGAGGAGGGCTGCCTCTCCCTGCCCGACCTGACGGTCGAGATGAAGCGGGCCGCCCGGGTGAAGGTGCGGGCCCTCGACGCCCACGGCGAGCCCTTCGAGGTGGACGCCGAGGGGCTCTACGCGATCGCCCTGCAGCACGAGCACGATCACCTCACCGGCAACCTGCTGGTCGAGCGGATCTCGCCGCTCAAGCGCAAGCTCTACAAGAAGAAGATGCTCAAGCTCAAAGCGGAGCAGGACGAGGAATGA
- a CDS encoding class I SAM-dependent methyltransferase: MKISATLSALLLLLFGAACAHAQEAGHGGHAAHASHAEVDGDADHKPHGSGHHRFDDADAWAKTFENPERDAWQRPDEVLAALAISETAVAADIGSATGYFPVRMARLASGGRVWGVDVEPDMVRFLNERARKEGLANLFSILGTFESPLLPEPVDLILMVDTYHHIEARPAYFRRLQSSLKPGGRIAIVDFKMGEIPVGPPESRRLAPEVIDGEMREAGYTRLTLDQELLPYQYLAVYGLDEGPTEKAQPEE; the protein is encoded by the coding sequence ATGAAGATCAGCGCGACCCTCTCCGCTCTCCTCCTCCTCCTATTCGGCGCGGCGTGCGCCCACGCTCAGGAGGCCGGGCACGGCGGGCACGCCGCCCACGCCAGCCACGCCGAGGTCGACGGCGACGCCGACCACAAGCCGCACGGCAGCGGTCACCATCGCTTCGACGACGCCGACGCCTGGGCGAAGACCTTCGAGAACCCCGAGCGCGACGCCTGGCAGCGGCCGGACGAGGTCCTCGCCGCCCTGGCGATCTCCGAGACGGCCGTGGCCGCCGACATCGGCTCCGCCACCGGCTACTTCCCGGTGCGCATGGCCCGCCTCGCCTCCGGCGGCCGGGTCTGGGGAGTGGACGTCGAGCCCGACATGGTGCGCTTCCTCAACGAGCGCGCCCGCAAGGAGGGCCTCGCCAACCTCTTCTCGATCCTCGGCACCTTCGAGAGCCCCCTGCTCCCCGAGCCGGTGGACCTGATCCTGATGGTGGACACCTACCACCACATCGAGGCGCGTCCGGCCTACTTCCGCCGCCTCCAGTCCAGCCTCAAGCCCGGCGGCCGGATCGCGATCGTCGACTTCAAGATGGGGGAGATCCCGGTGGGACCGCCCGAGAGCCGCCGCCTGGCCCCGGAGGTGATCGACGGGGAGATGCGCGAGGCCGGCTACACCCGGCTGACGCTGGACCAGGAGCTGCTGCCCTACCAGTACCTGGCGGTCTACGGCCTCGACGAGGGGCCGACCGAAAAGGCCCAGCCCGAGGAATAG
- a CDS encoding O-methyltransferase: protein MSEISTHVDQRHFDYLAARTTRDDDFLVALKAAAREAGLPAIWISPEQASFMQILLRSARAREVVEVGTLAGYSAITMARALPPDGRLRTLELMPAHAAFAREWVSRSDVADRIEVLEGGGAELLPTFASGTVDAIFLDADKAGYAGYLEEARRLLKPGGLLLCDNAFAFGDLFSEGEVSEGVAAIRAFNDLLAADPDFHGVIVPIGDGLWVGVREGEEAPR from the coding sequence ATGTCCGAGATCAGCACCCACGTGGACCAGCGCCACTTCGACTACCTCGCCGCCCGCACCACGCGCGACGACGACTTCCTCGTCGCGCTCAAGGCGGCCGCCCGCGAGGCCGGCCTGCCCGCCATCTGGATCTCGCCGGAGCAGGCGAGCTTCATGCAGATCCTCCTGCGCTCGGCGCGCGCCCGGGAGGTGGTGGAGGTCGGCACCCTCGCCGGCTACTCCGCCATCACGATGGCCCGGGCGCTGCCGCCGGACGGCCGCCTGCGCACCCTGGAGCTGATGCCCGCCCACGCGGCCTTCGCCCGGGAGTGGGTCTCCCGCTCGGACGTGGCCGACCGCATCGAGGTGCTCGAGGGCGGTGGCGCCGAGCTCCTGCCCACCTTCGCGAGCGGCACCGTGGACGCGATCTTCCTCGACGCCGACAAGGCCGGCTACGCCGGCTACCTCGAGGAGGCGCGGCGCCTGCTGAAGCCCGGGGGCCTGCTCCTCTGCGACAACGCCTTCGCCTTCGGCGACCTCTTCAGCGAGGGGGAGGTCTCGGAGGGGGTGGCGGCCATCCGCGCCTTCAACGATCTGCTCGCCGCCGACCCCGACTTCCACGGCGTGATCGTCCCCATCGGCGACGGCCTCTGGGTCGGCGTGCGCGAGGGAGAGGAGGCCCCCCGGTGA
- a CDS encoding L-2-amino-thiazoline-4-carboxylic acid hydrolase, with protein sequence MDLATDLAVKRAAIRGLAREVGRGRALLWLGRSQLTRDPLRGLPPADTAAERDTRAQLGPALRVYRFLRGRVGEEEALRLTRAIVVAAGEAFLERRTAGLEPGRWRALNEQERRALLEQVGAGFPNARLEVERVEADRIAFGITACRFVELCAELGVPELSPVFCAADDAFFGRGPVRLERPTLLSTGGARCAFELSLPQAEEGEAGSPGEGWK encoded by the coding sequence ATGGACCTCGCCACCGATCTCGCCGTGAAGCGCGCGGCCATCCGGGGCCTGGCCCGGGAGGTGGGCCGGGGACGGGCGCTCCTCTGGCTGGGACGATCGCAGCTGACGCGCGATCCCCTGCGGGGCCTGCCGCCGGCCGACACGGCGGCCGAGCGCGACACCCGGGCCCAGCTCGGCCCGGCCCTGCGGGTCTACCGCTTCCTGCGGGGGCGGGTCGGCGAGGAGGAGGCCCTGCGGCTGACCCGCGCGATCGTGGTCGCCGCCGGAGAGGCCTTCCTCGAGCGCCGCACCGCGGGCCTGGAGCCCGGGCGCTGGCGAGCATTGAATGAGCAGGAGCGGCGCGCGCTCCTCGAGCAGGTCGGCGCGGGCTTCCCCAACGCGAGGCTGGAGGTGGAGCGGGTCGAGGCCGACCGGATCGCCTTCGGGATCACCGCCTGCCGCTTCGTCGAGCTCTGCGCCGAGCTCGGCGTGCCCGAGCTCTCGCCGGTCTTCTGCGCCGCGGACGACGCCTTCTTCGGCCGGGGGCCGGTGCGCCTCGAGCGGCCCACCCTGCTCTCCACCGGAGGGGCGCGCTGCGCCTTCGAGCTCTCCCTGCCTCAGGCGGAGGAGGGCGAGGCGGGCTCCCCGGGCGAGGGGTGGAAGTAG
- a CDS encoding ceramidase domain-containing protein produces the protein MMTVPPLPEGCPWADWTPPNIDWCEENLCAWVVNPAGTWSNLAYVLFGLWMTYSLRRHPDPLLRAFGPVAIVVGLLSGIFHASYTFFFQFFDFVAMFLFAFLPLVLNLRRLGAVSSQRGMRWYLGGVIGMSALVPVGFALELPIQMLVFVLILVIVGQEVYLRVKKLPATALGLFVVGLILLGAGATFSALDLSRVYCDPTDHVFQGHAYWHILTATSLWVMSIFYGRQPVGGGPGEAVG, from the coding sequence ATGATGACCGTCCCCCCCCTGCCCGAAGGCTGCCCCTGGGCCGACTGGACGCCGCCGAACATCGACTGGTGCGAGGAGAACCTCTGCGCGTGGGTGGTGAACCCGGCGGGTACCTGGTCGAACCTCGCCTACGTCCTCTTCGGCCTCTGGATGACCTACAGCCTGCGGCGGCACCCGGATCCCCTGCTGCGGGCCTTCGGGCCGGTGGCGATCGTCGTGGGGCTCCTCTCGGGGATCTTCCACGCCTCCTACACCTTCTTCTTCCAGTTCTTCGACTTCGTCGCGATGTTCCTCTTCGCCTTCCTCCCCCTCGTGCTCAACCTGCGCCGCCTCGGCGCGGTGAGCAGCCAGCGGGGGATGCGCTGGTACCTCGGGGGCGTGATCGGGATGAGCGCGCTCGTGCCCGTGGGCTTCGCCCTCGAGCTGCCGATCCAGATGCTGGTCTTCGTCCTGATCCTCGTGATCGTCGGGCAGGAGGTCTACCTGCGGGTGAAGAAGCTGCCGGCCACCGCGCTGGGCCTCTTCGTCGTCGGCCTGATCCTCCTGGGCGCCGGCGCGACCTTCTCGGCCCTCGACCTCTCGCGGGTCTACTGCGACCCCACCGATCACGTCTTCCAGGGCCACGCCTACTGGCACATCCTCACGGCCACCTCCCTCTGGGTGATGAGCATCTTCTACGGGCGGCAGCCCGTGGGCGGGGGCCCGGGGGAAGCCGTGGGGTGA